A window of Ignavibacterium sp. contains these coding sequences:
- a CDS encoding DUF4175 family protein encodes MSESQSKYYSEIISKLEKLVRKNFSLITAKGLLISLSIIIAALFLFILAESLFRFSASIRTILFYSWVVIIISSLAYFVFIPILKLFNIIPSRNYFETAKIAGLHFPFVKDELLNSLQLVNGTSTINLYSVELIDAAFSNVYQKVKDIDFSEIISFNSLKKHFTNFIVIAAVVLFSVLLISPIATASGRFFSYGKKFIPPAEFQFEVFPGNTKITKGENVEVKIKVTGKDPGEIFLAEKDVTETGFTNHKLERDSVGVYSYKFQNIRNTTDYFAFAKEIRSEEYKIEVTDHPVIKLLEVKIIPPAYSKLPVTEQKDNGNITALKGSIVEYKLIASKEVKSSKIVFSDSSEVLLTSNNNQASGSIRISGDKNYQIIITDLNNDNNLQPVTYSIKALEDAYPSIELNFPRTDINLPEDNRVPINLKVSDDFGFTKLVLNYRLSSSQYEKPQENFSQIEIQFDKNIKEQFVDYIWNLTKLSPAVNDVFTFYLEIFDNDNISGPKSAKTQTINLRVPSLDEILAQVDKTQDDALKELQETIKEAQELKKDIEQINRDLKQDKKELTWEEKQKIEKALDKFESLQEKMQSISEKLKDVQNELQQNKLLSKETLEKYMQLQELMEEMTSDELKKTLEQMRQTLEQLNRNMTQDQMKNMQIDEEKFRKSIERTMNLLKRIQIEQKIDEMLKRTERMNEKQEELSKQTEKSNPNDQKENENLSKQQDEISKELQNLENTMEDLKEKMQDMSDVPKEELDKLMEEFDKQQNEQLSKQASQNLKQGQKQNAQKNQKQLSNNMQQMQQMMQQMKDQMMQQNQMQTFTDMMRIIDNLLSLSKKQEELKNQSQKLDPNSSQYQTLAQQQNEIKNNLNKLLEQLAQLSQKTFAVTPEMGKALGLANKNMEQSLSNMQNRNPKNSAMFQQEAMGNMNQAIMMMKSQLESMMQGGSGQGGMMSLLQQLQQLSGQQMTLNNMTQMLQQMQQGNLNQEQQAQLQRLAQQQQLIQKSLEQLNKEAKESGESKKIPANLENIAKQMQEVITDMQTEKLTDDLIQKQERILSKLLDAQRSINERDFEQERKSETGKNIVRQSPSELNLLKQKKDFLKDEIDKAIREGYSKDYEELIRKYFELIQQEVKPN; translated from the coding sequence ATGAGTGAATCGCAATCAAAATATTATAGCGAAATAATCAGTAAGCTAGAAAAACTTGTCAGAAAAAATTTTTCATTGATTACTGCCAAAGGATTGTTGATAAGTCTTTCAATCATAATTGCTGCATTATTCCTGTTTATACTTGCGGAATCATTATTCAGATTTTCAGCTTCAATAAGAACTATACTTTTTTATAGCTGGGTTGTAATTATTATTTCATCACTTGCTTACTTTGTGTTCATTCCAATACTTAAACTATTCAACATAATCCCTTCGAGAAATTATTTTGAAACCGCTAAGATTGCCGGACTTCACTTTCCTTTTGTTAAAGACGAGTTACTTAATTCACTTCAACTTGTTAATGGCACTTCAACAATAAATCTTTATTCAGTTGAATTAATTGATGCGGCATTCAGTAATGTTTATCAGAAAGTTAAAGACATTGATTTTTCCGAAATCATCTCATTCAATTCACTCAAAAAACATTTCACAAATTTTATAGTAATTGCTGCTGTTGTTTTATTTTCGGTGTTGCTCATCTCACCAATCGCTACTGCAAGCGGAAGATTTTTCAGTTATGGAAAAAAATTTATTCCTCCTGCAGAATTTCAGTTTGAGGTTTTTCCCGGCAACACCAAAATCACTAAAGGAGAAAATGTTGAAGTTAAGATTAAAGTAACCGGAAAAGATCCTGGCGAAATATTTTTAGCAGAGAAAGATGTTACAGAAACAGGATTTACAAATCATAAACTTGAAAGAGATTCGGTGGGAGTATATTCCTACAAATTTCAGAATATCAGAAACACAACAGACTATTTTGCTTTTGCTAAAGAAATAAGAAGTGAAGAATATAAAATTGAAGTAACCGATCATCCTGTAATAAAACTTCTGGAAGTAAAAATTATTCCTCCGGCATATTCAAAACTTCCTGTAACCGAACAGAAAGATAATGGCAACATCACGGCACTTAAAGGTTCAATAGTAGAATACAAGTTGATTGCAAGTAAAGAGGTTAAAAGCAGTAAAATAGTTTTTAGTGATTCAAGCGAAGTTCTGTTAACCTCAAACAATAATCAGGCAAGTGGTTCAATCAGAATCTCGGGCGACAAAAATTATCAGATAATTATTACTGACTTAAACAATGATAACAATCTCCAACCGGTAACTTATAGTATTAAAGCCCTTGAAGATGCTTATCCGTCAATTGAACTGAACTTTCCAAGAACTGATATCAATCTTCCGGAAGACAATCGCGTTCCAATAAATCTTAAAGTTTCTGATGACTTTGGATTTACAAAACTTGTTTTGAACTACAGATTATCTTCATCACAATACGAAAAGCCGCAAGAGAATTTTTCACAGATTGAAATTCAGTTTGACAAAAACATCAAAGAACAGTTTGTTGATTACATCTGGAATCTGACAAAACTTTCTCCCGCAGTAAATGATGTGTTTACATTTTATCTGGAGATTTTTGATAATGATAACATCAGCGGACCAAAATCAGCAAAGACACAAACAATAAATCTTCGTGTTCCATCGCTTGATGAAATTCTCGCTCAAGTTGATAAAACGCAGGATGACGCACTGAAAGAACTTCAGGAAACAATCAAAGAAGCTCAGGAACTTAAAAAAGATATTGAGCAGATAAATCGTGACTTGAAGCAGGATAAGAAAGAATTAACCTGGGAAGAAAAACAAAAGATTGAAAAGGCACTTGACAAATTCGAATCTCTGCAAGAGAAAATGCAAAGTATTTCTGAAAAACTAAAAGATGTTCAGAATGAACTTCAACAGAATAAACTGCTTTCAAAAGAAACACTTGAAAAATATATGCAGCTGCAGGAATTGATGGAAGAAATGACAAGTGATGAGCTGAAAAAAACTTTGGAACAAATGCGACAAACACTTGAGCAGCTCAACAGAAATATGACTCAGGATCAGATGAAGAATATGCAGATTGATGAAGAGAAATTCAGAAAAAGCATTGAACGAACTATGAATCTTCTGAAGAGAATTCAGATTGAACAAAAGATTGATGAAATGCTTAAGAGAACAGAGAGAATGAATGAGAAACAGGAGGAACTTAGTAAGCAAACAGAAAAGAGTAATCCTAACGATCAAAAGGAAAATGAAAATCTAAGCAAGCAGCAGGATGAAATAAGTAAAGAGCTTCAGAACCTTGAAAACACAATGGAAGACCTTAAAGAAAAAATGCAGGATATGTCAGATGTTCCGAAAGAAGAGCTTGACAAACTGATGGAAGAGTTTGATAAACAGCAGAATGAACAGCTTTCAAAACAGGCATCACAAAATCTGAAGCAGGGACAAAAACAGAATGCACAAAAAAATCAGAAGCAACTGAGCAACAATATGCAGCAGATGCAGCAAATGATGCAGCAAATGAAAGATCAGATGATGCAGCAAAATCAGATGCAGACTTTTACTGATATGATGAGAATAATCGATAATCTGCTTTCATTATCAAAGAAACAGGAAGAATTAAAAAATCAATCGCAAAAACTTGATCCAAACTCATCACAATATCAGACACTGGCTCAGCAACAGAATGAAATTAAAAATAATTTGAACAAGCTACTTGAACAGCTTGCACAATTATCGCAAAAGACTTTTGCTGTTACACCTGAAATGGGTAAGGCGCTCGGACTTGCAAATAAAAATATGGAGCAATCACTGAGCAATATGCAGAACAGAAATCCAAAAAATTCTGCGATGTTTCAGCAGGAAGCTATGGGAAATATGAATCAGGCGATTATGATGATGAAAAGTCAACTTGAATCAATGATGCAAGGCGGAAGCGGACAAGGAGGAATGATGTCTTTGCTTCAACAGCTTCAGCAATTATCCGGTCAACAGATGACATTAAATAATATGACTCAAATGTTACAGCAAATGCAACAAGGAAATCTGAATCAGGAACAGCAGGCACAACTTCAGAGACTTGCTCAACAGCAGCAGTTAATTCAAAAATCACTTGAGCAACTTAATAAGGAAGCAAAAGAATCCGGCGAGTCAAAAAAAATTCCTGCAAATCTTGAGAACATCGCAAAACAAATGCAGGAAGTAATTACTGATATGCAAACCGAAAAACTGACTGATGATTTAATTCAGAAGCAGGAAAGAATTTTATCTAAACTTCTTGATGCGCAACGTTCAATCAATGAAAGAGACTTTGAACAGGAAAGAAAATCTGAAACAGGAAAAAATATTGTAAGACAAAGTCCTTCAGAGCTTAATCTGCTTAAACAAAAGAAAGATTTCCTGAAAGATGAGATTGATAAAGCAATTCGCGAAGGATATAGTAAAGATTATGAAGAACTCATTCGTAAATACTTCGAACTTATTCAGCAAGAGGTAAAACCTAATTGA